The proteins below come from a single Benincasa hispida cultivar B227 chromosome 4, ASM972705v1, whole genome shotgun sequence genomic window:
- the LOC120075102 gene encoding uncharacterized protein LOC120075102, with amino-acid sequence MRSERSKSLHNFMLPCLKWGSQKHLRCMKVNSNGLQVSSVNRQSHSSRSEESTESRSRESGLEMRMFLKDLEMRPKVLKSRIKKTDDDGIEAVREKLMFDLKTAADKMKEAILSKEAAVAGEEAEGKKNDSAGMEETPAAVALSIAEARPWNLRTRRAACKAPNVDGGGSKNLKIEEKKSNSDSPLRSDGGAKSPRLKIGPEKKKKVKLVVPLSKREIDEDFMEMVGLRPPRRPKKRTRIVQKQLDTLFPGLWLSEITADLYKVPELPENGKVTKA; translated from the exons ATGCGGTCTGAGAGATCGAAGTCTCTTCACAATTTCATGTTGCCGTGTTTGAAGTGGGGGAGTCAGAAGCACTTGAGGTGCATGAAGGTGAATTCTAATGGCTTACAGGTCTCCAGCGTTAATCGTCAATCTCACTCCTCGAGATCGGAGGAGTCTACCGAGAGTAGGAGCCGAGAATCAGGGTTGGAGATGCGGATGTTCTTGAAGGATTTGGAGATGAGACCGAAGGTTTTGAAATCGAGAATCAAGAAAACTGACGACGACGGGATCGAGGCGGTCAGAGAGAAGCTTATGTTTGATCTGAAGACGGCGGCCGATAAAATGAAAGAGGCGATTTTAAGTAAGGAGGCGGCGGTTGCTGGAGAAGAGGCGGAGGGGAAGAAGAACGATTCTGCCGGAATGGAAGAGACGCCGGCGGCTGTTGCGTTATCGATAGCGGAGGCGAGACCTTGGAATCTAAGGACGAGGAGAGCCGCTTGTAAGGCTCCTAATGTTGACGGTGGCGgaagtaagaatttgaagattgaagagaaGAAATCGAATTCCGATTCCCCATTGCGAAGCGACGGTGGTGCCAAGTCGCCAAGGCTGAAAATTGGgccggagaagaagaagaaggtgaaatTGGTAGTGCCGCTATCGAAGAGAGAGATCGATGAAGATTTCATGGAAATGGTGGGACTCAGACCACCGAGGCGGCCCAAGAAGAGGACCAGAATCGTACAAAAGCAATTAGAT ACGCTCTTTCCTGGGTTATGGCTATCGGAGATCACAGCTGATTTGTATAAGGTCCCTGAGTTACCTGAAAACGGCAAG GTAACGAAGGCTTAA